The Intestinibaculum porci DNA window GATATCGATATCCTGAAAGATATCTAAGACGGCATTGTACTCATCAACGCCAAGCATGGTCACACCCATGCCTGAAAGCGGTCGGCCAAGCATAAGACCACTGATATGCTTAAACCAGCCAGCTTCTTTAAGCTGCCAAAGGGCACGTCTGATCCCTAAGGGATTAAGATCACAGGCTTCCAGAAACCAGATAACATGATGTTCATCTTTTTCTTTGACCTGATCAAAGCGGGTACCTACAAGATTCGCTAATACATCCAAGCATCCCCCAGCAGAACTCCTTTCATTTGCACATAATCAACCTTTTGGCCATGATGATAGGCAGTTATTATTTTGGGCTTTTTCGCAAAATCATCAAGGCTGTAGTAAGGATAATCAGACGTATGGTGACAGGTTCCCTGCATCATCCCTAAGGCTTCCCTGGTACATTTATTCATCAAGGCAAAGTCAAGGATATGGGGCCCATAGATGGACATTACATCGCACAACGTATTAAGCGTAAAAGTCATATTCGTATTATCACTAAAACCGCAAAACCATTTGGGCGATGCATTTTTGAGTTGAACGAAATCCATATGCGAAAGTGTTTCGCACATCAGCTCCCCGCCGCTAGCAGAGATGATCGCCTGATACTGTGGATTTACATAGGCTTCCATGAGTTCCTGGGCGCAGCTTTCTGGGCTGGTGGAAATGCCTAAGCCATCACTTTTAAAGACATTCTCTAAAATGTCTACATGATAACCTTTCTTTTCTAAATTTTTAATCGCTTGCGCTAAGATGGCATGTTCCTCTTTGCGGATACCAAAAGATGGTGCAACAACCGCAATGGTATCACCTTTTTGTAAAGATGCTGGTTTTCTCATATAATCACTTCCTTATATTCCTATTTTAACGCATTTTACGCCTTTATACATGATGATTATGTTAGAATAGGAACAGGAGGACAAATATATGTTAGAAATAGGAACAAAGGCACCCGATTTCAGTTTACCTGATCAGGATGGTGTCATGCATACTTTAAGTGAATACAAAGGACAAAAGGTGATTTTATACTTCTATCCCAAAGATAATACCAAAGGCTGTACAACCCAAGCCTGCAATTTTGCGGAGCTCTATCCGCAAATTCAGGAAAAAGGCGCGATTGTCTTAGGCGTTTCTAAAGATTCCATCAAATCGCATAAGAATTTTAAGGAAAAATATCATTTGCCTTTTACCCTGCTTTCTGACCCGGAAGTAAAAGTCATTGACGCCTATGGCGTCTGGCAGGAAAAGAAGATGTATGGACGCACCTATATGGGCATCGTCCGTTCCACGTATCTGATTGATGAAGAAGGCATCATCGTCAAAGCTTTCGAGAAAGTCAAAGCGAAAGATAATCCTGAGCAGATGTTAGAGGTCTTATGAGAATCATCTTATCCCCTGCCAAAAAGATGCGCATCGATGAAGAAGCACCGGGATTAAGCGCGCCATCTTTACTTGAAAAAACCGCTGTTTTGGAAAAGTATTTACGCGCTTTATCCTTTGATGAGGCCAAAGCCTTATGGAAATGCAGTGATAAACTGGTTCAGGAAAATCTCAAGCGCATTGAGGTAATGGATTTACATCAGCGTTTAACCGCCGCTTTATTCGCCTATGACGGCCTGGTTTTCCAGCATATTGGAGCTAATATCATGACGCAGGGCGCCTTAGACTACTTAAATGATCATTTACGCATTCTCTCCGGTTTTTACGGGGTCTTAAAGCCCTCTGATGGGATCACCCCTTACCGCTTAGAAATGCAAAATAAAGGTGCATTCAATGATACCCATTCGCTTTATGATTTCTGGGAGGATACCCTTTATAAACAGGTGATTGATGACGATCATCTGATTATTAACTTAGCCAGTAAAGAATATGCCAAGTGTATTACCAATTACTTACAGGATGGTGACAAGCTCATCGAGATCGTCTTTGGAGAAATGAAAAACGGCAAGCTTATTACCAAGGCTACCAAAGCAAAAATGGCCCGCGGGGAAATGGTGCGTTATATGGCGCTTAACCAAATTACGGATATAAACCTGTTAAAGGAATTTCAGGAAATTGGCTTTGTCTATAATGAAGACTTATCAACAGATACAAAATATGTCTTTACATGTTAAAAGCAGGGAAGCCCCCTGCTTTTTAATCGCCTAAAGTGGCAACCATCACTGCTTTAATGGTATGCATTCTATTTTCAGCTTCATCAAAGACAACCGACTGTTTACTTCTAAACACGTCATCTTCAACTTCACGAATATCGAGACCTTTTTCTTTTTTCAGACGGGCAGCCTCGGTTTCGAAATCATGGAATGATGGCAGACAGTGCATAAATAAAGTTGTCTCTTTTCCGGTTTTGGCCATTAATTCCTTAGTAATCTTATATGGTTTTAACATCTCTACACGAGGCGCATATAATGATTCGTCCTCGCCCATGGAAACCCAGATATCAGTATACACAACATCGGCATCTTTTAAGACATCTAAATCATGACTGATCGTAAATGATCCGCCAGAAGCCTTCGCTTCTTTTTCACAGTATGCCTGTACCTCTGGATCCACCTGCAAGGCATCAGGACCTAATAAGACAAAGTCCATCCCGACTTTGCAGGCCCCATAAGCCAAACCATAAGCCACATTATTACGGATATCCCCAACAAAAACAAATTTCACTTCGTTTAATGGTTTATTGAGATGTTCTTTAATCGTTAAGAAATCCGCTAAAGTCTGCGTAGGATGATCGACATCAGTCAAACCATTCCAAACGACAGCGCCGGAATACTTGGCAAGATCTTCGACAGTTTTCTGGGCAAAACCGCGAAATTCAATGCCATCATACATACGGCCTAACACTTTAGCTGTATCTTCGATGGATTCTTTATAACCCATCTGGGAATTAGATAAGAAAGTGACATGGGCTCCTTCATCATGGCCAGCTACTTCAAAAGCACATCTGGTACGGGTGGATGTCTTTTCAAAGATCAGACAGATGTTCTTGTTTTTTAAATGATAGTGATACTCGCCTGCCTTTTTTTCTTCTTTTAGCTGCTTTGCGAGATCAACTAAATAAAGAATTTCTTCTTTAGAATAATCTTTTAATGTTAAAAAATGTTTTCCTTTTAAATTCATAGAAAGCCCCCTTTGTGTGAGAAAATTATACAAGAGATATCATAAAAGTGCAATACAAGTTTATGATATACAATATTTGATCACGATTATTTCTTATAATACAAAATTATGAGTCAATAATCTTTGTCAATTCTTCTAACGAATCGACGAAGTGGACTTCTGAGCGATGAAGGCTGGTGAAATAGCCTTGCTCCACCATCTCATCATAAAAACGCATCAGCGGATCATAAAAGCCATTGACGTTATAAAAACAGTAAGGGGCATTTAAACGACGTAAACGCACTAAAGAAATGACATCGCTGATTTCCTCTAACGTGCCGGGGCCGCCTGGCAATGCCACAAAGGCATCGGCAAGCTCAATCATCTTGTCTTTACGCTCTGATAACGTCTCTACATCGATATGATGTTTGATGCGCGGATCTTCTTCACGTTTTAAAAATAATGGAGAAACGGAAATACATTGGCCTTGATGATCTAAGGCAGATAGTGAGACATCCCCCATATTACCAGCATGACCACCGCCATACACTAAGGTATGATGATGATCACCAATCCAGGCGCCTAATTCCTTCGCCGCCTTTGCGAAAGCAGGATCTTTGCCATGAGTTGAGCCGCAGAAAACAGCTATTTTTAAAGAGCAGCCTTCTAATGTTTTCCAGTCTAACTCGCCATTATAATATTTATCAAGAACCTGTTTGAAAATTTGGATCTCCGGATCGGCTTTATGAAATAAGGTCATACAGGACTGTACTTTTTTCGCATCCAGGATGCCAAAAACTTCGGCTGCACTGCGCCCTTCGACATTATAAAAAGCAGTCGCAATCTCAATGAGACGCTGTTTAAGTAACGGCTCTTTTAAATAAGCGCGGGCTTCACTTAAGCCCTCAATGCCATAATACTGAGCATTGTAACTGCGGCCTAATCCTTTTAACTGCGGGAAGGTATACCAGATCCAATGCGTGGTCTTATGTCCATTTTTCACTTCTTGTAAAGCTCTCGTAAAATCTTTATTTTGTGCTTCAATAAATCTCTCTAATGCCATGTCTCTTCTCCTTCCAGATGATAAATACTTAAACTGCCATCATTCACGAGGAAGATCCCTTCCCCATTTTGACTGATATTAACGTAATGGGTGCCATCATAAAATGTTTCATTGGCATACTTAGTGCCGACATACATTCGTTTCTTACCGCCTCGTGCATTGGTTAATAAGACGACAAAGCCAGCAGTGTTCTCCCCTTCAAAGCTCCAGCCGATTAAATCCGGATGATCTAAATAATCATGCATTGCCCCGCTCATATGATGCATACGTAAATCAAGCATCTCATCAATCAAATCCTTTTTGGGAGCAATCCCATCATGAGGAATGCCATCATAGTCCCCCGCAAAAACGCAAGGATAGCCGGCTTGACGTAATAAAATCAAGGCGTAAGCCTGCGGCTTAAACCAGTCATCAATGAAAGACTGTAAACCTTGTGAAGGCTGGGTATCATGATTATCCACAAAAGTAACCGCATAATCACTTGAGAAGGAGACTAAGGTACCATCAAAAATGCGGCGCATATCATAAAGGCCATTGGAATGTGAGGCATTATAAAAGTTATAATGCAGCGGGACATCAAAGAGCGACATTGCATAATTCACGGCAATTAAATAATGAATCAGATGGCCCAAATCACCATGCCAGTATTCACCCACGGTAAACATTTCCCGCTTTGTATAATCGCGCATCGCGCTTAGCCATTCTTTATAAAAATCACTGCTGATATGCTTAACCGCATCTAAGCGGAAACCATCCAGATGCGTGGTATCATAATACCACTTCCCCCATTTTATGCATTCTTCGCGTACTTCTGGAACGGAAAAGTCCAAATCAGCACCCATTAAATAATCAAAATTGCCATTTTCATCATCGACGCCATTGTTCCAGCTTTTACTGTCAAAAAGAAAGTCGGCGTGTTTATGACCTTTGATATCATAATCGATGCCATCAAAATCCTCCCAGTTCCAGGTAAAATCAGAATACTTGCCATGGCGAGCCGGAAATGTAAACTTCGTGGCCACTTCAATCTGCTGATCGTTTGATACCACCTGATAGCGATCACTGGCGTTGACTTCTTTGGCAGACACCATTTCATTTTCGTCAGCGCCCATCTTATGATCTAAAACGATATCGCCATACACATCAATGCCAGCATCCTGCAGCGCCTTAATACAATCGAGGTATTCCTGACGTGTACCATATTTCGTCCGGATGCTGCCATGGGCATCAAATTCACCTAAATCATAAAGATCATAGGCCCCATAACCGTCATCATTCTCACCGCCGATGCCTTTATAAGCCGGTGGCAGCCAGATGGCGCTAAAGCCCGCCTGCGCTAAGGCGGACGCTTTTTCTTTGAGGGTTACCCATAGATGAGGATCTTTCGGGGTATACCATTCAAAACTTTGGAAAATTACTCCATTCTTCATTTTACATCACCACTTTTAGTATACTCCAAAAAAACGATGACGTTAAAAAAAGAGGTTAAAAATGATTAACCTCTTTCACAAACTTCGATAAATAAACACTCACATAGCGAATCAGAAAAACACCGGTGATCGCCGCGACTAAATAAAAAGCGCAGCCCAGGGCGAAAGTCAACTCAGGCATGAGTGTATTAAGGCGACTGACAAAAGCCAGAATATATAATATGAACATCAACACTAATAGTGCTATACCAGCCATATAATAACTGGCACGATTGATATCTGTATGAATATAATGAAGGAATTTATAAATGAATAATGCACCAAAACCGCAAAAGATCAATGTGATAGCGAATGTCATAAGAACCCTCCTCTTACTATTTGATATTCAAATTATATGAACATATAATAGCATAATTATTAAAGAAATCAAGCCCTTTTGTAATAATGTGAAAATGAAAAAATAAGTTAGCCCTACTGAGCTAACTTATCAATCACTTTGACCATTTCTTCAATTTTTTCTTCGCGGTTTTCTTCATCAACCGCTTCTAAGACGCAGCTGCGCATATGCGCCGCTAAGATTTCATTATTGGCTTTTTTCAGTAAACCAATCGTCGCCATCAGCTGAGTGGAGATATCAATACAGTAACGGTCATCTTCCATCATTTTCAAAATGCCATCAATCTGCCCTCTGGCCGTTTTGAGATAGCGTTCGACTTTTTTATGATCAGCTTTCATACAATCACCTAATCATAGATTTTGCCAACGGTATAATCAGCATCTTCAATGGCTTTTTTGAGGGTTTCATCATCAACTGGTTTGCTTAATGTGACATAAGCTTTCTTGTCTTCTAATGAGACATTCGCTGCCACGCCATCTAAGGCATTTAAAGCGTTGGTGACATGTTTGACACAGTTATTGCACATAATATCAGGCACTTCAATGACTTTATCATAAGCTTTCTTAGCGGTAATATTTGTCACTTTGTAACCTGCTTCATCAATCGCTTTGATGATCTCATCATCACTGGCCTCACCCTTTACATAGGCTTTGTTTTCATCTAAAGAAACGATCGCTTCTTCACCTAAATTTGTCAAAGCTTTGGTGACATGTTTAACACAGTTTTCACACATCATTCCTTCAACATCAATCGTTTTATCAGCTTCTTCTTTTGTAAATGTACGCATTGGTACGTCCTCCTTATCATTTTCTATATGCACATGCTTTTTCTCATGTACTTGCTTATTTTCCTCATAGGCTGCCGGTTTAAAAAGTCGTAAACGCAAAGCGTTAGAAACGACGAAGACGGATGAAAAACTCATCGCAAAGGCACCTAACATTGGTGATAACTGCCAGCCAAAGGCATGGTAGAAGACCCCCGCCGCAACGGGAATACAGATGACATTATAAAATAATGCCCAGAATAAGTTCTCTTTAATATTTTTAATGGTTGCATGAGATAAGTCAATAGCCACAACCAAATCATGCAGATTATTTTTCATTAAGACGACGTCTGCCGCATCAATGGCAATATCCAGACCACTGGTGAAAGAAACCCCGATATTGGCTCTCGTTAAGGCTGGCGCATCATTGATGCCATCACCAACCATCGCCACCTGATGGCCCTGATCCTGTAAGCTGCGCACGACTTCTTCTTTATCCGCTGGCAGAACTTCTGCCTTGACGTCCATGCCAAGCTGATGCGCGATCGCCTGCGCCGTGACTTGGTTATCGCCTGTTAACATAAGAGTCTTAATACCACGTTCCTGTAAATCATGCACCACTGCTTTGGCTTCCTCTTTGATTTCATCCGCTAAAGCCATTAAGCCCGCGTAGCTCCCATCAATAGCAAAGTATAAAACTGTTTTGCCTTCCTTCGCATAATCATGCTTGCTTTGAACAGGAATACCTTTTTGGTCCATTAAACGTTTATTGCCGGCAAAAATGGCTTTTCCAGCAATCGTTCCGGAAAGACCGCCGCCGGGAATTTCCTGATAGTCAGTAACAGTTAATGGGGTGATCTCTTTAAATTCACAAATCGCTTTCGCTAAGGGATGCGATGATAAGCTTTCTAATGATAAAGCATAGTCGATCAAACGTTCATCATACACTTCGACATCCGTGACTTGCGGTTTCCCATAAGTAAGGGTGCCGGTTTTGTCAAATACTACGGTATCAATTTTAGACGTGTTTTCTAAAGTTTCCGCATCTTTAACGAGGATCCCTAACTTCGCGCCGCGGCCAGTTCCAACCATAATCGCTGTCGGCGTCGCTAAGCCTAACGCGCAAGGGCAGGAAATAACAAGTACCGCAATGGCGCAGTTCAAGGCAAAGTTAAAGCTTTGCCCCAGCACCATCCAGGCAATAAAGGTCAATAACGCAATGCCAATCACAGCAGGAACAAAGTAACCAGAAATGACATCAGCTAAACGAGTGATGGGCGCTTTGGAGTTGCCGGCTTCTTCAACGAGGGCAATAATCTGCGATAAGGTGGAGGCTTCATTGGTTTTCATACATTCAACAATGATCCGACCATTTTTATTGATCGTTGAACCAATCACTAAATCACCAACCGTTTTATCAACAGGAATCGATTCCCCAGTAATCATGGATTCATCAATCGAGGCGTTGCCATCGATAATTTTTCCATCGACAGCGACGCTTTCCCCGGTTTTTACCACAACCTGATCACCGACACGAATATCATCGATGGAAACGATCTTCTCTACACCATGATCAAGCAGTGTCGCTTGGCTCGGTGCTAAGTCGACTAAAGCATTGATGGCATCACTGGTTCGCTTTTTCGAACGGGCTTCGAAATATTTCCCTAAGGAAATCAAAGTGACGATCATTGCGGCTGATTCAAAATATAAACTCATATGATAGCTATGCGCTTTATTCAAATCAAGTTTACCCATATAGTAAGCCATCATATACATCGCATAGACACTATAGCCAAAGGATGCACCAGAGCCAATAGCAATCAAAGAATCCATATTAGGAGCTAAGTGGAATAATGACTTAAAGCCGCCAATAAAGTAATGACTATTGATGCCTAAGACAATCATACATAACAGCAACTGCGTTAAGGCCATAATCATCATATGGGCATGACCTAAAAAGATATCCGGAATACCTGGCCAATGCATCATGGAACCCATTGATAAGTAGAATAATGGCACGGTAAAGATGAATGACGCAATCAGAGACCGCTTGCGTTTTTTGAGATCTTCATCTTTTCGGGCATTGATGCTTGCAATGTCCGATGAGACAGCTTCCTTTTTTTCGCTGTTTGCCAGCGCGGCATCATAGCCGCCTTTACGAACCGCCGCAATGATATCATCACTGCTCAGTTTACTTTCATCGTAATCCACTTCCATATTTTCTGAAAGCAAATTGACATTACAGTCCCGTACACCTTCTAAGTGTGAAACGCTTTTATTAACATGAGCCTGACATGAAGCACATGTCATACCCATAACATCAAATTTTTGTTTCATGTTATACCTCCCCACCCCCTGTAGGGGTTATCTACTTGTATTATAGAGGCTTTATAAAAAATGTAAAGCGATATAATCAAAAAGATTCTCTGAAAGTATCAGAGAATCTTAATCAGCATCTTGAAAGTGATCATAGAAGGAATCAATCCTGTTCGCTTCCTAAGCCAAGCTGATAACAGCGTGAAAGAAGGATTAAGGCGCGAGGTTCTTCATATTTTGCGGCAAAATGCAGTAAATCAATCGCCTGCTCAAGATCTTTTTCGACGTAATGTCCAAACAAATATATTTCACCTAATAAAGCCATCGCTCTTGGCACTTTGCGTTTAGCGACTTCTTTGAGATAAGAAAGCGCCCGCTCAGTATTTTGTTCAACCGCCACCCCTTCCAGGTAACATTCGCCAATTTGAACATATTCATTTTTATCACAATGCTTAGCATATTTCGCAAAGGCCTGATCAAGATCACGCGGCGACGATGCCAAAATATCGATGAGCCAAGCGCCAGTATAATCGCCACAATCTCTTGCTTTTTGAGGTAAGCTAATCCTGTATTGAGATCTTTAGGGGCCCCTTCACCTTCGCGCTATTCATAATGGCTGCGCGCAGGACTGTTTCACGTTTTTCTCGATAAGGATTCACCAAATCGTATTCTTTCAGCCGTTTCTGATCATTTTGACAATGACTTTTAATCATCATCGTCGCTAATTTAAAATGTTCTTTGATATTATATTTGTATTGATCCATTTTTTATCACCTTCCCCATTTTAAACATATCTTTTCTAAGACGTAAAAAACTGAGGTCTAGTTCAGACCCCAGTAAGCATCTTTTAGAATTCTTCCTCTTCCTCAACGATGAAAGCATTATAGATCGCGCGAAGCGCATCTTCGAAGTAAACATTACGAACCCCAACAATGATATTTAATTCGGAAGAGCCCTGATCGATCATCTTTACATTAATCTTTTCTTTCGCTAAAGCGGTAAACAGTTTCGCCGCAGTGCCACGGTTGGCTTTCATCCCGCGTCCGACAACGGCAATTAATGCTAAATCGGATTCAAGATCAATCTTATCCGGATGAACGGCACGATGAATGCCAGAAATAATATCCTGTTCATGTTTAATGAATTCTTTCGTATTGACGATAATCGTCATGGTATCGATACCTGATGGCATATGTTCGAAGGATAAGCCATATTCTTCGAAGACCTGTAAGACTTTACGACCAAAACCGATTTCTGAGTTCATCATATCTTTTTCGATCGATACGGTCGCAAATCCTT harbors:
- a CDS encoding TIGR00730 family Rossman fold protein, with product MALERFIEAQNKDFTRALQEVKNGHKTTHWIWYTFPQLKGLGRSYNAQYYGIEGLSEARAYLKEPLLKQRLIEIATAFYNVEGRSAAEVFGILDAKKVQSCMTLFHKADPEIQIFKQVLDKYYNGELDWKTLEGCSLKIAVFCGSTHGKDPAFAKAAKELGAWIGDHHHTLVYGGGHAGNMGDVSLSALDHQGQCISVSPLFLKREEDPRIKHHIDVETLSERKDKMIELADAFVALPGGPGTLEEISDVISLVRLRRLNAPYCFYNVNGFYDPLMRFYDEMVEQGYFTSLHRSEVHFVDSLEELTKIIDS
- a CDS encoding alpha-amylase, which translates into the protein MKNGVIFQSFEWYTPKDPHLWVTLKEKASALAQAGFSAIWLPPAYKGIGGENDDGYGAYDLYDLGEFDAHGSIRTKYGTRQEYLDCIKALQDAGIDVYGDIVLDHKMGADENEMVSAKEVNASDRYQVVSNDQQIEVATKFTFPARHGKYSDFTWNWEDFDGIDYDIKGHKHADFLFDSKSWNNGVDDENGNFDYLMGADLDFSVPEVREECIKWGKWYYDTTHLDGFRLDAVKHISSDFYKEWLSAMRDYTKREMFTVGEYWHGDLGHLIHYLIAVNYAMSLFDVPLHYNFYNASHSNGLYDMRRIFDGTLVSFSSDYAVTFVDNHDTQPSQGLQSFIDDWFKPQAYALILLRQAGYPCVFAGDYDGIPHDGIAPKKDLIDEMLDLRMHHMSGAMHDYLDHPDLIGWSFEGENTAGFVVLLTNARGGKKRMYVGTKYANETFYDGTHYVNISQNGEGIFLVNDGSLSIYHLEGEETWH
- the argF gene encoding ornithine carbamoyltransferase; amino-acid sequence: MNLKGKHFLTLKDYSKEEILYLVDLAKQLKEEKKAGEYHYHLKNKNICLIFEKTSTRTRCAFEVAGHDEGAHVTFLSNSQMGYKESIEDTAKVLGRMYDGIEFRGFAQKTVEDLAKYSGAVVWNGLTDVDHPTQTLADFLTIKEHLNKPLNEVKFVFVGDIRNNVAYGLAYGACKVGMDFVLLGPDALQVDPEVQAYCEKEAKASGGSFTISHDLDVLKDADVVYTDIWVSMGEDESLYAPRVEMLKPYKITKELMAKTGKETTLFMHCLPSFHDFETEAARLKKEKGLDIREVEDDVFRSKQSVVFDEAENRMHTIKAVMVATLGD
- a CDS encoding tetratricopeptide repeat protein; amino-acid sequence: MASSPRDLDQAFAKYAKHCDKNEYVQIGECYLEGVAVEQNTERALSYLKEVAKRKVPRAMALLGEIYLFGHYVEKDLEQAIDLLHFAAKYEEPRALILLSRCYQLGLGSEQD
- the yaaA gene encoding peroxide stress protein YaaA, which produces MRIILSPAKKMRIDEEAPGLSAPSLLEKTAVLEKYLRALSFDEAKALWKCSDKLVQENLKRIEVMDLHQRLTAALFAYDGLVFQHIGANIMTQGALDYLNDHLRILSGFYGVLKPSDGITPYRLEMQNKGAFNDTHSLYDFWEDTLYKQVIDDDHLIINLASKEYAKCITNYLQDGDKLIEIVFGEMKNGKLITKATKAKMARGEMVRYMALNQITDINLLKEFQEIGFVYNEDLSTDTKYVFTC
- a CDS encoding heavy metal translocating P-type ATPase, translating into MKQKFDVMGMTCASCQAHVNKSVSHLEGVRDCNVNLLSENMEVDYDESKLSSDDIIAAVRKGGYDAALANSEKKEAVSSDIASINARKDEDLKKRKRSLIASFIFTVPLFYLSMGSMMHWPGIPDIFLGHAHMMIMALTQLLLCMIVLGINSHYFIGGFKSLFHLAPNMDSLIAIGSGASFGYSVYAMYMMAYYMGKLDLNKAHSYHMSLYFESAAMIVTLISLGKYFEARSKKRTSDAINALVDLAPSQATLLDHGVEKIVSIDDIRVGDQVVVKTGESVAVDGKIIDGNASIDESMITGESIPVDKTVGDLVIGSTINKNGRIIVECMKTNEASTLSQIIALVEEAGNSKAPITRLADVISGYFVPAVIGIALLTFIAWMVLGQSFNFALNCAIAVLVISCPCALGLATPTAIMVGTGRGAKLGILVKDAETLENTSKIDTVVFDKTGTLTYGKPQVTDVEVYDERLIDYALSLESLSSHPLAKAICEFKEITPLTVTDYQEIPGGGLSGTIAGKAIFAGNKRLMDQKGIPVQSKHDYAKEGKTVLYFAIDGSYAGLMALADEIKEEAKAVVHDLQERGIKTLMLTGDNQVTAQAIAHQLGMDVKAEVLPADKEEVVRSLQDQGHQVAMVGDGINDAPALTRANIGVSFTSGLDIAIDAADVVLMKNNLHDLVVAIDLSHATIKNIKENLFWALFYNVICIPVAAGVFYHAFGWQLSPMLGAFAMSFSSVFVVSNALRLRLFKPAAYEENKQVHEKKHVHIENDKEDVPMRTFTKEEADKTIDVEGMMCENCVKHVTKALTNLGEEAIVSLDENKAYVKGEASDDEIIKAIDEAGYKVTNITAKKAYDKVIEVPDIMCNNCVKHVTNALNALDGVAANVSLEDKKAYVTLSKPVDDETLKKAIEDADYTVGKIYD
- a CDS encoding metal-sensing transcriptional repressor; protein product: MKADHKKVERYLKTARGQIDGILKMMEDDRYCIDISTQLMATIGLLKKANNEILAAHMRSCVLEAVDEENREEKIEEMVKVIDKLAQ
- a CDS encoding LD-carboxypeptidase, which gives rise to MRKPASLQKGDTIAVVAPSFGIRKEEHAILAQAIKNLEKKGYHVDILENVFKSDGLGISTSPESCAQELMEAYVNPQYQAIISASGGELMCETLSHMDFVQLKNASPKWFCGFSDNTNMTFTLNTLCDVMSIYGPHILDFALMNKCTREALGMMQGTCHHTSDYPYYSLDDFAKKPKIITAYHHGQKVDYVQMKGVLLGDAWMY
- a CDS encoding S66 peptidase family protein, giving the protein MDVLANLVGTRFDQVKEKDEHHVIWFLEACDLNPLGIRRALWQLKEAGWFKHISGLMLGRPLSGMGVTMLGVDEYNAVLDIFQDIDIPILFDCDFGHIGPTMPIISGANAKVTYEERLKIEYYYK
- the bcp gene encoding thioredoxin-dependent thiol peroxidase, with the translated sequence MLEIGTKAPDFSLPDQDGVMHTLSEYKGQKVILYFYPKDNTKGCTTQACNFAELYPQIQEKGAIVLGVSKDSIKSHKNFKEKYHLPFTLLSDPEVKVIDAYGVWQEKKMYGRTYMGIVRSTYLIDEEGIIVKAFEKVKAKDNPEQMLEVL